The segment TCTGAAAGAAGAGGACAGCAATGTTTCCATATCAGAACAAGCAGCAACGCTTACCTCAGATAAACATCCCAACCAAGTTTCTTCGCTGGCATCAAAGATCAAGTCAGAATCTAACAGTAGATGTGTCACACCCACACAAAAAAAGTATATTTCAAAGGCATCAAAGAAAGGGAAGATAACTCCAACCCCATCAAGTTCAAATCTTTCTCTTGGAATGGAATATGGATACTCTGAAATGCCTACCAATTTCACACATGTGGACCAGGTTCAGAATATTCTTGATACTTATAAAATCTCCAAAGTGAGAAAAAAAATGACTGGATCAAGCCGTCCAATATCCAATCGAAGAAATTCCAGACTGCCCTACACATCTAATTCACATATCACAACTGAGTCGATGCAAGATCAAGTAATTATATCGGTTGCATCAGATCTCACCAATAACCCTACCAGTCCTGTATCAATAACAGTGTCCTCAATTGCAGTGCAAGGACAGATTACTGAATTAGTGAGTGCTGACTGTATAGAGAAACGGTCACATAAAATGGGGACTCCTAAGACGATAAAACCTCAGAGACCAAAAGGCACAGGTCTTGATAAGAATATCACAGATGACAACATGTCTCTCAAATTCTTATCAGCATTTGTAAAAGAGGAACTCGTTGAGGAAGAAAAAAGACCAGAAAATAGGGGGAAAGAAGACGGCAAAGGGAAGAAAGGCAAAATTCTCAAAATAGACGAAGTGAATCCACAAAGTAAACACAGCCAATCTCAGGTGAAGGATGGCAATGCATTAACAGATGACAAATTAATTTTACAAGTACCTATAGATGAAGCAGGGGGCTCTATGTCTATTGCAATAGACACAATCAGTACTGTGATTCCAAAACGTAAAAAAGGTGGTCGTTTTACCAAGAGATTGCAAAAAATGTCATCTACCATCAACGTTCCCAGTGAACAGCAATGCATTAATATGTCCCCAGAAAAAACATCTCTGTGTGTCAGCAATATATCAGAAATACAAAGAAAGCGAAAAGTTGACACCAGAAGTACTGATTTTGTTAATGCAGATATAGAAGTCCTAAATCCTAAAGATGATCTTAGTGATAGCTCTGTATTAGTGGACTCGTCCTTACTGGAGAATCAGAGAATGAAGAACAAGGGTAAGAAAAAATCCAAGACCATTACGGAAGAACCGACAGTGGCCACATCAGTTGTAAAAGAGATGGTGGGGCAAGATTTTCAGACCACCATAACAGCACTGAAAAATAAACAAGGTCGGCCATTCAAGAAAAGAACTTTGAGAATGGCAAAACGGCTGTCATGTGGAGAGCAGAAGTCAAACACTAGCGGGGAACTTTCTGTGAATAAGACACAGAGCTGTAAATCAAAGGGAACTTCTAAGGGAGGGAAAAAGCACAATTTGAACCCAGCGTCGTCAACCTTAATAAGGCACACGAAAGCATCCAAGGCAATGAAGATGGAAGACATTGCTCTTAAACAAGAGCAAGATGACATATGGGAGATCATTGATGTATCCAGCAACATTTTCTCCTCACAAACTGTGATTATTTCCCCCAGTATTTCAGGGCAAGAATTTGAAACCTCCATATCTTCACAAACAATGTTCTCTGTTGATGCAGGGCCGATACAAGGAATCCAGCAAATTAAATCTACCCAATTAACACCCCATCTCACAAAATTACCTCATAAAGTGACTGGCATGAAGAAGAGACACAGGAGAAATAAAACTGGATGGGCTACAAAAGTGAAATCCAAACGACCACTCTCCAAAGTGAACTTCGGGGATAGGCTTGATGTTGTGATTCAGTCTACCATTGACAACACTGGACTCAACACTAGCCTCTGTAATTCGTTAATGGAAAATTACACATTGGAAAGTGTTGAACAAGAAGAATGTAGAGCACAAGAAGTGAAAGCAGTAACAAACGATTACAATGTAGTTAATGTTAGGGAGATCAACTGTGGAGATCAACTCAAAACAGCTCGTGCTAAATTACAGCATTCAAGTGTACTTCAGCAACATTTTAAGACAAGGAAACCAATGTCATGCCACTTCTGTGGTCGCTCATTTCGTCACATATCAGCATACACAATTCACCAGCGCATTCACACAGGTGAGAAGCCTTACAGGTGCCAGAAGTGCGGCAAGAGCTTTGCTCAGCTCTCCAAGCTCAACTCGCACTCAAACATCCACAAACAACATGGACTCATGCAATGCCCATGTTGCGTCACTCAGTCTCCAAACAAAGATGACTTGATTGATCATTTAAAGATCCACATGAAGGGCACCAAGAGGTTCAGTTTGATTAATAAAACGAGAAGAGCCAGAGAAATTCAGATCCAATCTTGCGCTGATTATATAGATTCCCCAGTCTCTCTTAATGGCAGGAAAACCCTTAGATGCTCCActtgtttcaaatattttttcaGCAAGGCCACGTTGAAGATGCACCTGCAAACACACAGTGGAGTGAGTCATTTCACCTGCAAAGTCTGTGGCAAGATGTTTAGCAAGTTCTTAAGTTTCAATGCACATGAAAAAACACACTGGCCTGTTAAACCGTATGCCTGCTCTGTGTGTGGAAAAGGCTTTGTTCTGCTTAGGGAGCTTAAAACCCACTCTCATATGCACTCAGGAGAGATGCCTTTCTTCTGTAACCAATGTGGACAGGCCTTTAGCGTCTTCTCATCCTTGCGCACACATCAAGTCTCCAAAGTGTGTTTTGAGGCTAGATATGAGGGAGATGGAAACAAGGTTGACATTGAGGGGTTCCTGGTGGAGCAAAGGACTGATGGGCAGATTAATACCCCGATGTACTTTAAATGTCAGATTTGCAAACAACTTAATCGTCACTGGTGTCAGTACATTCTTCATCTACAAACGCACACTAATAACAGGCAAAACCTTTGTGAGGTCTGTGGACAACGGTATGACCAGGTCACGGAATTATGTGTTCATTGTAAAGTTTGTTGCAAatcaagtggagaggagagggcatgCATTTCGTCCTTGTCACAGGTCTGGTACGAACCCCAGTCTCTGCAGAATCAGACGCCTGAGCCTGAAATTGATTCTCTGTACAATGATAGTCAGGAAATGTTATCTTTGGATGACCAGCATCCCCAATGTAAGGAGCCTGAGCCTCTGCCACCTTCGGAAACTATGGAGGAGTATTCCTCAGATGTGCTTCCACAAAACCCCAAACCTGCTTGCCAGACCCCAGACCCCAGACCCCATCCTTCTCCCTCAAACTCCATGCGTGCAAGTCCTGCTCTATTTTCCCCTTCTGTAATGAGCTGTAATTCCGTACGTGTGGTTCAACAGCCTGCAGGTGTTCGCTCGTGTTTACAGACCCATGCCCCTTTTGACAGGTATTCATGTGGACAATGTGGAAAATCCTTTAACCAGTGGAACAAGCTCTGGTTGCATCAGGGACTACACAGAGAAAAACGCTGTAGCTTCTCATGCAATCAGTGCAATTTAGAGTTTCGCTTCTTTGGCTCCTATAGGGAGCACATGCAGGAACATGCAGCACAGAGACCATATGCTTGTCCATTATGTCCCAAAACCTATGTCATTGAAGAAGACCTAAATACCCATCTGTGTGAAAATCACCAGCCGCGTGAAAGCCTGAAATGTGACACGTGTGGAAAGGAGTTCACCGGTTTCAGAAACTTGGAGAAACATCGTCTTTTACACAGAGGTGCCAGCTCGCACTACTGTCTCCCTTGCATGCTCCCATTTCCTAGTAACCAAGCCTTACAGAATCACTTGAAGGCTCACGAAGCCCGCCCTGTTATCCCTCTCCCTGAAGGGCCATTGGAACCACTTCTATTTCAATATCGTTGTGGAAAATGTCATGCCAGATTTACAACCACAGACTTGCTCCAAGCCCATCAGGTTTGCCATCTTATTGGGGGGGAAAAAGCATATAGCAGCAGTTCAGCTAATTATGTTTCTGCATCCCTTACCTCCAAGCTTTCAAACAAGCCAAGACAGAGAGTCACGCTGCTATCCCCTCAGACAATACCAATTCCTCCGTTAAAGAAAAGGAACATGTATAGGTATCCTAACCCTGATCGTCTTTATGTCGTCCCTAAAATATCCTCacagccatcagtcattatttcAGACACAGAAGAAGAAGAGCCTCAAGAGCTTCTAAACATTAGCTTATCCTCAGTCTACGACACACCCTGTAACACTGTGTCCCTTGAACATGAAGGGCAAATCATCCCTAGCGATGATTGTTGTGAGGCAAGCAATTCCGATTTACCTCAGCCCTCATATCCCTCCTCATGTGTTCTTACTGATGAATCGACTCAATGTACACCAAAGCCCcaaacagacaccacacacatgtCGACACATGAACCACCCTCACCCTGTCCCCTGGATAAAGGTCCTCAGAATGCACCAGCCCAAATACGAGACAAGTCTAAGGGTGATCATGATGCTTTCTTTAGAGCCTCAACATTTGTGATACCAAGGGGCAAAAAGTGGGGATATGATGCCTTTGAGTGTGCGGATTGTTGGGTAACATTTAGTGACGTCTCAGAGCTACATGAGCATTACATACATCATGCCAGGGGAGTGAAGTGAATGTCAATACATATTTTCACAATTCCACTATTGTATATAATTGCTTTTGATGATATTGGTCATTTACATCTGAAGAGTATGATATCTGTTTCTGAGTTAACCATAGTTGTCTTAATAGCTATAGCAATGGTAAAAGGAATAATCCACACAAAACCCCTAATTACTATGATTTACATTGTTAAATAACGCCTTTTGCATTTTGTCGTTATAAGGCAGGAAGCAACATATGATAATTGTTGTAGGAATCTGTTGGAGCTCTCTCTGGACAGGATTGCTGGCTAGCTACAAAACATAGCTACACACGATAATATCAAAATCAATATCAGCATGTGAAGTAGCTAGTCAGCTGTAAAATCCCTGAAACACACTGCGCTGTTAATTTTAGGAGTTACAATCTCACCATGTTCAACCTGGTGGAGATTGTCTTGCTCAAAATTGTGAGTGAGGTTGCTATGGCAACGCAATGACCCTGTCTGCACTGCGAAGGTCGCTTTACATGATGGTAGTTAAAGGACATTGATCTGACGGTGCACTTTGAGTTTGAATGAAATATATACTTTGTCATGACAATATAGACTGTTGGATGTGTTCTAGACTCGTATGTCAATGTCATCTATTGTCTGATTTGGCAATCTGGAGTGCAGGTAATTGTTTTAAAAGCATTATGAAATATGCTAGTTTGTTATTGCCTATCTCCAAAGACAAAAACTTTATTGTGATGACGCGGCACAACACAATTTTGGACCAGAAGTTAAATCATGCCATGGTGAAAATAATCACAGAACACACTATCACCAATTTGAGAGGTGTTTCATTCCTTCAGTGGATTATTTGTTTAACGTTGACATGAACTTTTTTccgtaattttttaaaatttatttataTTGTTTGAATATATCCGGGGAATACGTTTttctcccccccacccccaagtTGTACAGTACTACAAAAATGTGCCTTTTGAATAGATTACGAACTTGTCGTACTTTTTAAACAGTTACTCCA is part of the Oncorhynchus gorbuscha isolate QuinsamMale2020 ecotype Even-year linkage group LG09, OgorEven_v1.0, whole genome shotgun sequence genome and harbors:
- the LOC124043701 gene encoding uncharacterized protein LOC124043701 encodes the protein MEKSWDSIDEAGDYSTDETRNIPSHSCQKITEHKGAEGGEEVLTDKTYKKNMAEFKVKNEDESSPFSDIHSHSKIMAQALQRGATEVIQDKCSPFLERLCPVGLTNVQESCILASGFDVKKKTGRDSAAVGIGTIVSFSPFSSNLSKHIKGTVTQSPIDLELKQSSLSDSSLSDPGQYSRAVVDEKAYADVSHQMLPLSETKKGKEKISFRSLLPVMEKQQKQKVGQPYKKTRVKMAKLSAIAQEWDSDATEISRVTRNKDNLTPSCKQTDEKKRDEIIEFPPTTSSATSFGCNSTSDSSNHLTISHSDDIISQSQITGQDISMEFIQPPRGQRTSKTTQKAEEVPALKSTTAAEGKDSPIVQALAQNTLVLSETVCSFDDNTEDALKVQKIPGKNTTITSKAGNRRTQAFKRNRMTLSSLLTTQSQSSSATHQENCNLGLSQDATPLQSSDIKMEPKYLYIKTEPKFLSDTGILDVKNNLKEHQKREPSKNFTEGSGKSPGVMSRCFDLSITQKDQGAPSVIRREIKYVTANTSAVGNQGEMTPRTQALSGLLSIEDVLKLKRKAGRPFKKKTLFKMAKLLAIAQEGGSNDMKNCGMIEECVPKFQQVPAYQPPKSKVKKTDTRTVASNSPTSTSRKSSRACKATPKTVQKMQILTHTPIQPVLPVSSDLIEPILKLEDTTLISPSSVIPLCSADISPQQESHRGGKPLKKNTPFYKNMTTAVPHPPIFALDSKALAEIASTGNDKETKKDIGSKSKCKRVPRTRGVSELPCTNGIPQGDIHTQTNRDDVYSKTSAPTVPHSQKSRKRGVQHKKVTEKALVLLSDQTALPVSDCQLQVQNHSASQETPLLPSKIETESDTVYPRPRTVTKNIPKMCKARNKPLLKVEKAQVPTLDPSLVVEHMRPDVPEVDQMRQVEAVIESVIKDVHQPLEHVDQRNKNKEEASNVSASTLDSSLGMEYMRPDVPEVDHTRQMEAVMESVTKDLHKKEVSDVSASAYSTFPSSDNLFEQHNHSTLSQSPLLTLEIKTESGRIKNALPQKSKICMKEKHTSKSLLKNHKKASMPTSGPSSDTVHASSKRVKKNSTTCQERKRPPQKVEKAQVSTLDINYSGEKHRSPEIPQMDEMRHVEAFIDAVIEDLHKPLKPKDQQKKLKEETDNVAPLEPTTFPALDNLLEQHNHSKLPQSYFLSSRKTKSGLKQAVPKTATKNKSKACFKGKLSKTDKKAAVLTSDPSIGGEDGYLEMPPHLNQAEKGGKSDGKNNNDVVKHEISITDDHLETAAHKPHQRKGPRKKLKKEDWSVSKPDQVESTISDSQLKQHDHNALEHVSLLASETKTESGLEHIIPEMATTNKSKSSRKRDLPLKAPPANAKRAAMLTSNPSLGAEVGCLEMPPHLIHAKQGGKCDGKSNNNVVKHKKETVTSVMEKHMETERKPRMGSKKNLKEEDSNVSISEQAATLTSDKHPNQVSSLASKIKSESNSRCVTPTQKKYISKASKKGKITPTPSSSNLSLGMEYGYSEMPTNFTHVDQVQNILDTYKISKVRKKMTGSSRPISNRRNSRLPYTSNSHITTESMQDQVIISVASDLTNNPTSPVSITVSSIAVQGQITELVSADCIEKRSHKMGTPKTIKPQRPKGTGLDKNITDDNMSLKFLSAFVKEELVEEEKRPENRGKEDGKGKKGKILKIDEVNPQSKHSQSQVKDGNALTDDKLILQVPIDEAGGSMSIAIDTISTVIPKRKKGGRFTKRLQKMSSTINVPSEQQCINMSPEKTSLCVSNISEIQRKRKVDTRSTDFVNADIEVLNPKDDLSDSSVLVDSSLLENQRMKNKGKKKSKTITEEPTVATSVVKEMVGQDFQTTITALKNKQGRPFKKRTLRMAKRLSCGEQKSNTSGELSVNKTQSCKSKGTSKGGKKHNLNPASSTLIRHTKASKAMKMEDIALKQEQDDIWEIIDVSSNIFSSQTVIISPSISGQEFETSISSQTMFSVDAGPIQGIQQIKSTQLTPHLTKLPHKVTGMKKRHRRNKTGWATKVKSKRPLSKVNFGDRLDVVIQSTIDNTGLNTSLCNSLMENYTLESVEQEECRAQEVKAVTNDYNVVNVREINCGDQLKTARAKLQHSSVLQQHFKTRKPMSCHFCGRSFRHISAYTIHQRIHTGEKPYRCQKCGKSFAQLSKLNSHSNIHKQHGLMQCPCCVTQSPNKDDLIDHLKIHMKGTKRFSLINKTRRAREIQIQSCADYIDSPVSLNGRKTLRCSTCFKYFFSKATLKMHLQTHSGVSHFTCKVCGKMFSKFLSFNAHEKTHWPVKPYACSVCGKGFVLLRELKTHSHMHSGEMPFFCNQCGQAFSVFSSLRTHQVSKVCFEARYEGDGNKVDIEGFLVEQRTDGQINTPMYFKCQICKQLNRHWCQYILHLQTHTNNRQNLCEVCGQRYDQVTELCVHCKVCCKSSGEERACISSLSQVWYEPQSLQNQTPEPEIDSLYNDSQEMLSLDDQHPQCKEPEPLPPSETMEEYSSDVLPQNPKPACQTPDPRPHPSPSNSMRASPALFSPSVMSCNSVRVVQQPAGVRSCLQTHAPFDRYSCGQCGKSFNQWNKLWLHQGLHREKRCSFSCNQCNLEFRFFGSYREHMQEHAAQRPYACPLCPKTYVIEEDLNTHLCENHQPRESLKCDTCGKEFTGFRNLEKHRLLHRGASSHYCLPCMLPFPSNQALQNHLKAHEARPVIPLPEGPLEPLLFQYRCGKCHARFTTTDLLQAHQVCHLIGGEKAYSSSSANYVSASLTSKLSNKPRQRVTLLSPQTIPIPPLKKRNMYRYPNPDRLYVVPKISSQPSVIISDTEEEEPQELLNISLSSVYDTPCNTVSLEHEGQIIPSDDCCEASNSDLPQPSYPSSCVLTDESTQCTPKPQTDTTHMSTHEPPSPCPLDKGPQNAPAQIRDKSKGDHDAFFRASTFVIPRGKKWGYDAFECADCWVTFSDVSELHEHYIHHARGVK